One genomic region from Vitis riparia cultivar Riparia Gloire de Montpellier isolate 1030 chromosome 17, EGFV_Vit.rip_1.0, whole genome shotgun sequence encodes:
- the LOC117904167 gene encoding LEAF RUST 10 DISEASE-RESISTANCE LOCUS RECEPTOR-LIKE PROTEIN KINASE-like 1.2, producing MNFTAMAHPLFFLLVLSIFPTASGTAASLSSPYCPTYDCGNGVQIRYPFWRLDNTTSTQFCGYRDFGLTCSDSGEPILSLPGDSYYVKNINYKEYTLTLVDIDILDQPCPRARHNLTITATLPLYYSSLDLNLTFYFNCTSTSSVLQHIQCLASYPRKSYVFIVGEETDNFDWLANCEEKVVATVMEEEISIANLSGGFGGAMKKGFILDWRSVRDCGECEAHDGLCGYNNAQGEGLCFCKDGSISRDNCKERLMRRLPSQSITSSGD from the exons ATGAACTTCACCGCCATGGCACACCCCCTCTTCTTCCTCCTGGTTCTCTCCATCTTTCCCACCGCCTCCGGCACCGCCGCAAGCTTATCGTCACCATACTGTCCGACATATGACTGTGGTAACGGTGTACAGATAAGGTACCCTTTCTGGCGCCTAGACAACACCACCTCTACCCAATTTTGTGGGTATCGTGATTTCGGTCTCACTTGCTCCGATTCCGGTGAGCCCATACTGAGTCTACCCGGTGATTCATACTACgtcaaaaatatcaattataaaGAATATACCCTTACCCTAGTGGATATTGACATTTTGGACCAACCGTGCCCTAGGGCGCGTCACAACCTTACTATCACTGCCACGCTTCCGTTGTATTACTCTTCTTTGGATTTGAacctcactttttattttaattgcaCTTCCACCTCTTCCGTTTTACAACATATACAGTGCTTAGCATCCTATCCGAGGAAGTCTTATGTTTTTATAGTGGGGGAGGAGACGGACAACTTCGATTGGTTGGCAAATTGCGAGGAGAAGGTGGTGGCAACGGTGATGGAGGAGGAGATCAGTATTGCGAACTTGAGTGGTGGGTTTGGTGGGGCCATGAAGAAGGGCTTTATACTTGATTGGCGAAGTGTTAGAGATTGTGGTGAGTGTGAGGCACATGATGGGCTGTGTGGGTACAATAATGCTCAAGGGGAGGGCTTGTGCTTTTGCAAGGATGGCTCCATAAGCAGGGATAACTGTAAAG AAAGACTTATGAGGCGTTTACCAAGTCAATCCATAACGTCTAGTGGGGATTGA
- the LOC117904335 gene encoding LEAF RUST 10 DISEASE-RESISTANCE LOCUS RECEPTOR-LIKE PROTEIN KINASE-like 2.1 isoform X2, translated as MEFLFSFILPWPNISIHSSLFLIFFYHFTSMHLKDFFPSSLVISLFISILSHAFPIYVCGIDFRYATCNSSAECGRLGKIHYPFWVKGSQPWYCGYPWFGLNCHKDEATMWIWFEPFHVIDMDDRTQTLKIARIHEPSTGNFFCPVFNASRNSTSFSYSSDVEFITFLHNCPPIEGLSSYEYPCVVLNKTQIHSYFVANTSLASRYRSRCGYSVLLPVLASAAEGLAKGSLDVGEALSKGFEVKWTANETQCEGCMESGGRCGYDLNRNTPSCFCRDQPYPESCSRSSTAKLALKNSMLTSPYLLYAYARRLGVEYQFLRNQTPWTFELVNPRPQFLVFNNYSTERGGVCVISNLVVGLQVPTPTRSNT; from the exons ATggagtttttatttagttttatccTTCCATGGCCTAATATATCCATCCACTCATcactctttctcatttttttctaccACTTCACTTCCATGCATCTCAAAGATTTCTTCCCTTCTTCCCTTGTCATCTCCCTCTTCATCTCCATCCTCTCCCATGCCTTCCCAATATATGTCTGCGGAATCGATTTTCGCTATGCAACCTGCAATTCTTCAGCAGAATGTGGTAGACTGGGAAAAATTCACTACCCTTTCTGGGTAAAGGGCTCCCAACCTTGGTATTGTGGTTATCCCTGGTTCGGTCTGAACTGTCACAAAGACGAGGCCACCATGTGGATCTGGTTTGAACcttttcatgtcatcgacatgGATGATAGGACTCAAACCCTGAAGATTGCCAGAATCCATGAGCCCTCGACGGGGAATTTTTTTTGTCCGGTCTTCAACGCAAGCAGAAATTCAACTTCCTTCAGCTATTCTTCCGATGTTGAATTTATCACTTTCTTGCACAATTGTCCTCCGATCGAAGGTTTATCATCTTATGAGTATCCTTGTGTGGTACTAAACAAGACGCAAATCCACAGTTACTTTGTGGCAAATACATCTTTGGCAAGTAGATATAGAAGCAGATGTGGGTATAGTGTTCTTCTTCCTGTTCTCGCAAGTGCTGCTGAGGGTCTTGCAAAAGGTTCATTAGATGTGGGAGAGGCTTTAAGCAAAGGGTTCGAGGTCAAATGGACAGCAAACGAGACACAGTGCGAAGGGTGCATGGAGTCTGGCGGTAGGTGTGGGTATGACCTGAATAGGAACACACCTTCTTGTTTTTGTCGTGACCAGCCTTATCCAGAAAGCTGTTCACGTTCATCAA cTGCCAAGCTAGCTCTAAAGAATAGTATGCTCACCAGTCCCTATCTTTTATACGCATACGCCCGGCGTTTGGGAGTGGAATACCAATTTCTGCGTAACCAAACACCCTGGACGTTTGAGCTGGTCAACCCGCGCCCACAATTTCTAGTTTTCAACAACTATTCCACTGAGCGGGGGGGCGTTTGTGTCATTTCAAATCTAGTTGTCGGGCTCCAAGTTCCAACACCTACAAGGTCCAACACGTGA
- the LOC117904336 gene encoding LEAF RUST 10 DISEASE-RESISTANCE LOCUS RECEPTOR-LIKE PROTEIN KINASE-like 2.7 has protein sequence MLFLHEFGQMGSKLFQSFIRHSPITTFFFIFIAIPMCFCVDNQQYEECTSRLYECGDMKGIGYPFWGDGRPQFCGQQGFELKCQNDDYPLIDIGSLEFRVLNISNSTYAMRIARTDFWDQTCPKEFQSTTLNYTLFDYAGTDRNLTLFYGCPDEVLSQLPATWNISNNFTCSVEDINDTTAFYADEAFLGLDQYLAILRTCKINVTLPVLGAAIDELNADRTGGEFSNGERLEKALNMGFDVDYSVVRGLCVQCNTSGGICGSSSTSQFSCLCRDKSYPYSCQKSGMFPIRLLCIHQTVRLARVHGLMAELIIA, from the coding sequence ATGCTTTTTCTCCATGAGTTCGGCCAAATGGGTTCCAAGCTTTTTCAATCATTCATCCGACACTCCCCCATCAccaccttcttcttcatcttcatcgcCATTCCTATGTGCTTCTGCGTTGATAACCAACAATATGAGGAGTGCACAAGTCGTCTGTACGAGTGCGGAGACATGAAAGGCATAGGGTATCCTTTCTGGGGAGATGGTCGACCCCAATTCTGTGGGCAACAAGGGTTCGAACTCAAGTGCCAGAATGATGATTACCCTCTTATAGATATTGGTTCTTTGGAATTCCGAGTACTCAATATCAGTAATTCCACTTATGCTATGAGAATAGCCCGAACGGATTTCTGGGATCAAACTTGTCCTAAAGAATTCCAATCCACGACTCTCAATTACACGTTGTTTGATTATGCTGGTACCGATCGAAACCTCACCTTATTTTACGGTTGCCCCGATGAGGTGTTGTCCCAACTCCCGGCTACCTGGaatattagtaataattttacATGCTCAGTTGAAGATATAAATGATACCACTGCTTTCTACGCGGATGAAGCGTTTCTGGGGCTTGATCAGTACCTTGCAATCCTAAGGACTTGCAAAATCAACGTCACGCTTCCCGTTCTAGGAGCCGCTATTGATGAACTCAATGCCGATAGGACAGGGGGCGAATTTAGTAACGGAGAGAGACTGGAAAAGGCTTTGAATATGGGGTTTGATGTGGATTATAGCGTAGTCAGAGGGTTGTGTGTGCAGTGTAATACGTCCGGTGGAATATGCGGATCATCCAGCACGTCTCAATTTAGCTGCCTTTGCCGTGATAAATCTTATCCATACTCGTGTCAAAAATCAGGTATGTTTCCCATCAGATTGCTCTGCATCCATCAAACTGTGAGGCTTGCTAGGGTTCATGGGCTTATGGCAGAATTGATAATTGCGTAA
- the LOC117904337 gene encoding LEAF RUST 10 DISEASE-RESISTANCE LOCUS RECEPTOR-LIKE PROTEIN KINASE-like 1.2 yields MDAQNIFIWKSTFCIIVVIIIFTSFVIETLSADPKFEACKPHNCGTGPNVSYPFWIPKEQESYCGFPNFSITCNDEKPVLTISDDYYVIREIFYTNHSFLMSNSAVYDGDSCPTPLHNFSLDRTPFNYSPSHYDLLVFYNCTSVPVETLTIPIDCMSNATLHSFASFHEEALEYMNFSTESCQSMVNVPVDIDGEEGFGNLLNWNFTEILREGFVLSWTANNCSSCERSGGRCGFENNEFFCFCQDRPHLRTCHDGNSI; encoded by the coding sequence ATGGATGCCCAGAACATCTTCATATGGAAAAGTACCTTCTGTATAATTGTAGTCATTATCATCTTCACCAGCTTTGTTATTGAAACCCTATCTGCTGATCCAAAGTTTGAGGCCTGCAAGCCTCACAATTGTGGGACAGGTCCAAATGTAAGCTACCCCTTTTGGATTCCTAAAGAACAAGAATCCTATTGTGGTTTCCCAAATTTCTCAATCACTTGCAATGATGAAAAACCAGTGCTCACTATTTCTGATGATTATTATGTCATTAGAGAGATCTTTTACACCAACCACTCGTTTCTCATGTCTAATTCTGCTGTCTATGATGGTGATTCATGCCCAACTCCTCTGCATAACTTTAGTCTTGATAGGACTCCATTCAATTACAGTCCTTCTCATTATGATCTCTTGGTGTTCTACAACTGCACTTCTGTTCCTGTTGAGACCTTAACAATTCCAATTGATTGCATGAGCAATGCTACTCTTCACTCCTTTGCTAGCTTTCATGAGGAAGCTTTGGAGTACATGAATTTTTCTACAGAGTCATGCCAATCTATGGTTAATGTGCCTGTCGATATTGATGGTGAAGAGGGTTTTGGAAATTTGTTAAACTGGAATTTCACAGAGATTTTGAGGGAGGGGTTTGTTTTGAGTTGGACTGCAAATAATTGTAGCTCTTGTGAGAGAAGTGGTGGGCGTTGTGGATTTGAAAACAATGAATTCTTCTGTTTTTGCCAGGATCGCCCACATCTCAGAACTTGCCATGATGGTAATTCTATCTGA
- the LOC117904335 gene encoding LEAF RUST 10 DISEASE-RESISTANCE LOCUS RECEPTOR-LIKE PROTEIN KINASE-like 2.1 isoform X1 yields the protein MEFLFSFILPWPNISIHSSLFLIFFYHFTSMHLKDFFPSSLVISLFISILSHAFPIYVCGIDFRYATCNSSAECGRLGKIHYPFWVKGSQPWYCGYPWFGLNCHKDEATMWIWFEPFHVIDMDDRTQTLKIARIHEPSTGNFFCPVFNASRNSTSFSYSSDVEFITFLHNCPPIEGLSSYEYPCVVLNKTQIHSYFVANTSLASRYRSRCGYSVLLPVLASAAEGLAKGSLDVGEALSKGFEVKWTANETQCEGCMESGGRCGYDLNRNTPSCFCRDQPYPESCSRSSSMYPSSIDDFYLSFFLCCFFYSIIWMHIVQFRNPFLKYALMHHYFFLSLSFIKDPSAIHVCHLYFSPHFLTLHQMGGAFYFDYLN from the exons ATggagtttttatttagttttatccTTCCATGGCCTAATATATCCATCCACTCATcactctttctcatttttttctaccACTTCACTTCCATGCATCTCAAAGATTTCTTCCCTTCTTCCCTTGTCATCTCCCTCTTCATCTCCATCCTCTCCCATGCCTTCCCAATATATGTCTGCGGAATCGATTTTCGCTATGCAACCTGCAATTCTTCAGCAGAATGTGGTAGACTGGGAAAAATTCACTACCCTTTCTGGGTAAAGGGCTCCCAACCTTGGTATTGTGGTTATCCCTGGTTCGGTCTGAACTGTCACAAAGACGAGGCCACCATGTGGATCTGGTTTGAACcttttcatgtcatcgacatgGATGATAGGACTCAAACCCTGAAGATTGCCAGAATCCATGAGCCCTCGACGGGGAATTTTTTTTGTCCGGTCTTCAACGCAAGCAGAAATTCAACTTCCTTCAGCTATTCTTCCGATGTTGAATTTATCACTTTCTTGCACAATTGTCCTCCGATCGAAGGTTTATCATCTTATGAGTATCCTTGTGTGGTACTAAACAAGACGCAAATCCACAGTTACTTTGTGGCAAATACATCTTTGGCAAGTAGATATAGAAGCAGATGTGGGTATAGTGTTCTTCTTCCTGTTCTCGCAAGTGCTGCTGAGGGTCTTGCAAAAGGTTCATTAGATGTGGGAGAGGCTTTAAGCAAAGGGTTCGAGGTCAAATGGACAGCAAACGAGACACAGTGCGAAGGGTGCATGGAGTCTGGCGGTAGGTGTGGGTATGACCTGAATAGGAACACACCTTCTTGTTTTTGTCGTGACCAGCCTTATCCAGAAAGCTGTTCACGTTCATCAAGTATGTATCCTTCTTCTATCGATGATTTCTATCTTAGTTTTTTCCTTTGTTGCTTCT TCTATTCAATTATTTGGATGCACATAGTTCAATTCCGCAACCCTTTTCTCAAGTACGCCTTAATGCATCATTActtctttctttcactttccttTATCAAGGACCCATCTGCCATTCATGTCTGTCATTTATACTTTTCACCTCACTTTCTGACACTTCATCAAATGGGTGGGGCCTTCTATTTTGATTATCTTAACTAG
- the LOC117904168 gene encoding LEAF RUST 10 DISEASE-RESISTANCE LOCUS RECEPTOR-LIKE PROTEIN KINASE-like 1.2, with the protein MHPNLPPSSLVIPAIIFLLSHQFPNFVCSDEFHYSNCNSPVECGGLGKIEYPFWVNGAQPDYCGHPRFKLDCLRGDFPTIQIMHRDYLVMDIDYDTQILKMATFYEFFCPEFDITMDSTLFSYTSDVEIATVFYDCSSTDPHPGSYNFSCVINSFPSHAYLVTNTSAASEFASECKFSASVPVVVPKSADGVKEILSSVFKVNWTVNKTECDECVGSGGRCGYNSTLDQPCCFCPDNPYRNKCPNLRSKEPKHLKKVIIGVCAGLGTLLISSIFFLMYLRRYKKRYPPPFLPRIISSDPSSKTNFESQGSLHGVHIFTYEELEEATNNFDSSKELGDGGFGTVYHGKLRDGRVVAVKRLYENNYKRVEQFMNEVEILQLLRHRNLVSLYGCTSRHSRELLLVYEYVPNGTVADHLHGEQAKPGSLTWPTRMKIAIETASALKYLHASDIIHRDVKTNNILLDNNFSVKVADFGLSRLFPTDVTHVSTAPQGTPGYVDPDYHQCYQLTSKSDVYSFGVVLIELISSMPAVDITRHRHEINLSNMAINKIQNHALHELVDCSLGFDSDQNIRRMIMAVAELAFQCLQNEKEMRPAMDEVLEVLMGIESEGCNIVKTEEVEIPADSGQS; encoded by the exons ATGCATCCCAATTTGCCCCCTTCTTCCTTGGTCATCCCTGCCATCATCTTTCTCCTCTCCCACCAATTTCCAAACTTTGTATGCAGTGACGAATTTCACTATTCAAACTGCAATTCTCCGGTGGAATGCGGTGGATTGGGCAAAATCGAGTATCCTTTCTGGGTAAACGGCGCCCAGCCTGATTACTGTGGCCATCCCAGGTTCAAGCTGGATTGCCTGCGTGGTGATTTTCCCACCATACAGATCATGCACCGGGACTATCTTGTCATGGACATCGATTATGACACCCAAATCCTAAAGATGGCGACCTTCTATGAATTCTTTTGTCCTGAATTCGACATAACCATGGATTCAACTCTCTTCAGCTATACTTCCGACGTTGAAATCGCCACCGTATTTTACGATTGTTCCTCCACTGATCCACACCCAGGATCTTACAACTTTTCCTGCGTGATCAATAGCTTTCCAAGCCACGCTTACTTGGTTACAAATACGTCAGCGGCAAGTGAATTCGCATCGGAATGCAAGTTCAGTGCTTCAGTTCCAGTGGTCGTGCCAAAGTCAGCAGACGGTGTGAAAGAGATATTGAGTTCCGTGTTTAAGGTGAACTGGACGGTAAACAAGACAGAATGCGATGAATGCGTTGGGTCTGGGGGTAGGTGTGGATATAACAGCACCTTGGACCAACCTTGCTGTTTTTGTCCTGATAACCCTTACCGAAACAAATGTCCAAATCTACGTTCAA AGGAACCAAAACATCTCAAGAAGGTTATTATAG GTGTTTGTGCTGGATTAGGTACTCTCCTTATTTCAAGCATTTTTTTCCTCATGTATCTACGCCGCTACAAGAAGCGCTATCCTCCACCTTTTCTCCCTCGAATTATCTCTTCTGATCCCTCTTCGAAGACAAATTTTGAGAGCCAGGGCAGCTTACACGGTGTCCATATATTCACTTACGAAGAACTTGAAGAAGCCACTAACAATTTTGATTCCAGCAAAGAACTAGGAGATGGAGGTTTTGGCACCGTATATCATG GCAAACTCCGTGATGGTCGTGTTGTTGCTGTGAAGCGCTTATATGAAAACAATTACAAGAGGGTTGAGCAGTTCATGAATGAAGTTGAGATCCTCCAACTTTTGCGCCACCGAAACCTAGTCTCCCTATATGGGTGCACCTCTCGCCACAGCAGAGAGCTCCTCCTTGTATATGAATACGTTCCTAACGGTACTGTTGCTGATCATCTTCACGGTGAACAAGCTAAACCTGGATCACTCACATGGCCAACTCGAATGAAAATTGCCATAGAGACTGCAAGTGCATTGAAATATCTCCATGCTTCTGATATCATCCACCGTGATGTCAAAACCAACAATATTCTCCTTGACAACAACTTCTCTGTGAAAGTTGCAGATTTTGGGCTGTCCCGTCTCTTCCCAACAGATGTTACCCATGTTTCAACTGCTCCACAAGGAACTCCTGGATATGTTGATCCCGATTATCACCAATGCTACCAGCTTACAAGCAAGAGTGACGTCTATAGCTTTGGGGTGGTCCTGATTGAGCTTATATCATCAATGCCTGCTGTTGATATCACTAGGCACCGGCATGAGATTAACTTGTCTAACATGGCTATCAACAAGATCCAAAACCATGCATTGCATGAACTTGTTGACTGTTCCCTTGGGTTTGATTCAGACCAGAACATAAGGAGGATGATAATGGCAGTGGCAGAGTTGGCATTTCAGTGTTtgcaaaatgagaaggaaatgaGACCTGCTATGGATGAAGTGCTTGAGGTTCTAATGGGCATTGAGAGTGAGGGTTGCAATATAGTAAAGACAGAGGAGGTGGAGATTCCAGCAGACAGT GGGCAGAGCTAG